The Terracoccus luteus genome includes a region encoding these proteins:
- a CDS encoding phosphoenolpyruvate carboxykinase (GTP), with protein sequence MTTTQAKPTTHTTNSRLEAWVSEVAALTQPRDVRWVTGTAEEWAELTDELVAAGTFVRLDERRKPNSFYCASDPSDVARVEDRTYICSVEEKDAGPTNNWMAPDRMKATMTELYRGCMRGRTMFVIPFVMGHLEASEPMFGVEITDSAYVVVSMLVMARCGDAVLRAIEEQDAPYVPALHSVGAPLAEGETDVQWPCSDTKYIVHFPEERTIWSYGSGYGGNALLGKKCYSLRIASAIARDEGWLAEHMLILKLTSPKGAVHYVAAAFPSACGKTNLAMIRPTVPGWTAEMVGDDIAWMRFGADGRLYAVNPEFGLFGVAPGTGESTNPTAMETIARGNSVFTNVALTDDGDVWWEGMTDEPPAHLTDWLGNDWTPADGEAGTKAAHPNSRFCTPASQCPVLAPEYDDPDGVPISAILFGGRRKTTVPLVYEARDWAHGTFVGATLSSETTAAATGAVGVVRRDPMAMLPFLGYDAGDYFAHWLRIGEQHDPAKLPRVFGVNWFRRDPEDGSFLWPGFGENSRVLEWVVDRLEGEADAVETPVGLVPAPGALDVDGLDITPEAVEKALAVDADEWRAELPLIDEWFDLFGDRLPAALRDELDTLKGRLAAD encoded by the coding sequence ATGACCACGACGCAGGCGAAACCGACCACGCACACGACCAACTCCCGACTGGAGGCGTGGGTGAGCGAGGTCGCCGCGCTGACGCAGCCGCGCGACGTCCGGTGGGTGACCGGCACCGCCGAGGAGTGGGCCGAGCTGACCGACGAGCTGGTCGCCGCCGGCACCTTCGTGCGCCTCGACGAGCGGCGCAAGCCGAACTCGTTCTACTGCGCCTCCGACCCGAGCGACGTCGCCCGGGTCGAGGACCGCACGTACATCTGCTCCGTCGAGGAGAAGGACGCCGGCCCCACGAACAACTGGATGGCGCCCGACCGGATGAAGGCGACCATGACCGAGCTGTACCGCGGCTGCATGCGCGGCCGCACGATGTTCGTCATCCCCTTCGTCATGGGCCACCTCGAGGCGAGCGAGCCGATGTTCGGCGTGGAGATCACCGACTCCGCCTACGTCGTCGTGTCCATGCTCGTCATGGCCCGGTGCGGCGACGCCGTGCTGCGCGCCATCGAGGAGCAGGACGCGCCCTACGTGCCCGCGCTGCACTCGGTCGGGGCACCGCTCGCCGAGGGTGAGACCGACGTGCAGTGGCCCTGCTCCGACACGAAGTACATCGTCCACTTCCCGGAGGAGCGGACCATCTGGAGCTACGGCTCCGGCTACGGCGGCAACGCCCTGCTCGGCAAGAAGTGCTACTCGCTGCGCATCGCCTCGGCCATCGCGCGTGACGAGGGCTGGCTGGCCGAGCACATGCTCATCCTCAAGCTCACCTCGCCGAAGGGGGCGGTGCACTACGTCGCCGCCGCCTTCCCCTCGGCCTGCGGCAAGACCAACCTCGCCATGATCCGTCCCACGGTGCCGGGCTGGACCGCGGAGATGGTCGGCGACGACATCGCCTGGATGCGCTTCGGCGCCGACGGCCGCCTGTACGCCGTCAACCCCGAGTTCGGCCTCTTCGGGGTCGCCCCCGGCACGGGCGAGTCGACGAACCCGACTGCGATGGAGACGATCGCCCGCGGCAACAGCGTCTTCACCAACGTCGCCCTCACCGACGACGGCGACGTGTGGTGGGAGGGCATGACCGACGAGCCGCCGGCGCACCTCACCGACTGGCTCGGCAACGACTGGACGCCCGCCGACGGCGAGGCCGGCACGAAGGCCGCCCACCCCAACAGCCGCTTCTGCACCCCCGCGTCGCAGTGCCCGGTGCTCGCGCCCGAGTACGACGACCCCGACGGCGTGCCGATCAGCGCGATCCTCTTCGGCGGTCGTCGCAAGACGACCGTGCCGCTCGTCTACGAGGCGCGTGACTGGGCGCACGGCACCTTCGTCGGCGCCACCCTCTCCTCCGAGACGACGGCCGCCGCGACGGGCGCGGTCGGAGTCGTGCGTCGTGACCCGATGGCGATGCTGCCCTTCCTCGGCTACGACGCCGGCGACTACTTCGCCCACTGGCTGCGCATCGGCGAGCAGCACGACCCGGCGAAGCTGCCCCGGGTGTTCGGGGTCAACTGGTTCCGCCGCGACCCCGAGGACGGGTCGTTCCTCTGGCCGGGCTTCGGCGAGAACAGCCGGGTGCTCGAGTGGGTCGTCGACCGGCTCGAGGGCGAGGCGGATGCCGTCGAGACCCCCGTCGGGCTCGTGCCCGCCCCGGGCGCGCTCGACGTCGACGGCCTCGACATCACCCCGGAGGCGGTCGAGAAGGCCCTCGCCGTCGACGCCGACGAGTGGCGCGCCGAGCTGCCCCTCATCGACGAGTGGTTCGACCTCTTCGGCGACCGGCTCCCGGCCGCGCTGCGCGACGAGCTCGACACGCTCAAGGGCCGCCTCGCGGCCGACTGA
- a CDS encoding LCP family protein produces MTDHEAPTEERSPGRGSQRDRRRADFRRAIGLTALGTVLPGAGLTQTRNRRLGWVLLGVTLVGIVVLTYLVLTKGLTDTALGVVSRSSNLQLLVVGFVVVGVLWCASIVLTAVRARPRRLDRSHTRWLAAFTTVMVLVIATFSYKAAEYATITKDTVAGIFTGKNDATGGPDLNPDEGEDPWANTPRVNVLLLGSDAGVGREGTRTDSMVVASIDTKTGRTALISLPRNLENAPLPADSPLRGLYPSGIYGSPVCIRAQTNASDRCTLNAIWTETDQYRQDHPSAFKGEAVPGRDETRDVISEILGLRIDHTVVIDLKGFEQLIDAMGGLDVNVKLSGNDTKLPIGGHLNEVTGRMEGTVLGYFEPGLQHLDGSRALWYARTRAADSDSYRQARQRCVVQAIVQQVNPASMVAKYADIARIAKDNIYTDISSDSLPAYVDLVQRVQRAKITSVALTSTQKIYSSNPDYDRVRALVKKAITTPPAPKPSPSTSSGSSSSSSSTPTGSATAPSGSATTELTPEQKAEAYNAC; encoded by the coding sequence ATGACCGACCACGAGGCCCCCACCGAGGAGCGGTCCCCCGGCCGTGGGTCGCAGCGCGACCGACGACGCGCCGACTTCCGCAGGGCCATCGGGCTGACCGCCCTGGGCACGGTGCTGCCCGGCGCCGGCCTCACGCAGACGCGCAACCGCCGGCTGGGCTGGGTGCTGCTCGGCGTCACCCTCGTCGGCATCGTCGTCCTCACATATCTCGTGCTGACTAAGGGCCTGACCGACACCGCTCTCGGGGTCGTCAGCCGCTCGAGCAACCTGCAGCTGCTCGTCGTCGGGTTCGTCGTCGTCGGCGTCCTCTGGTGCGCCTCGATCGTGCTCACGGCCGTGCGGGCCCGCCCCCGCCGGCTCGACCGCTCCCACACCCGGTGGCTGGCCGCCTTCACGACCGTCATGGTGCTCGTCATCGCGACCTTCTCGTACAAGGCGGCCGAGTACGCCACCATCACGAAGGACACCGTCGCCGGCATCTTCACCGGCAAGAACGACGCGACCGGCGGGCCGGACCTCAACCCCGACGAGGGCGAGGACCCGTGGGCGAACACCCCGCGCGTCAACGTCCTGCTGCTCGGGTCGGATGCCGGCGTGGGACGTGAGGGCACCCGCACCGACTCGATGGTCGTGGCCAGCATCGACACCAAGACGGGCCGCACAGCGCTCATCTCCTTGCCCCGAAACCTCGAGAACGCGCCGCTGCCGGCAGACAGCCCGTTGCGCGGCCTCTACCCCAGCGGGATCTACGGCTCGCCTGTCTGCATCAGGGCCCAGACGAACGCCAGCGACCGGTGCACCCTCAACGCGATCTGGACGGAGACCGACCAGTACCGTCAAGACCATCCCAGCGCCTTCAAGGGCGAGGCGGTCCCGGGCCGAGATGAGACCAGAGACGTCATCTCCGAGATCCTCGGCCTGCGGATCGACCACACGGTCGTCATCGACCTCAAGGGCTTCGAGCAGCTCATCGACGCCATGGGCGGGCTCGACGTCAACGTCAAGCTCAGCGGCAACGACACGAAGCTGCCCATCGGCGGCCACCTCAACGAGGTCACCGGCCGCATGGAAGGTACGGTGCTCGGCTACTTCGAGCCCGGCCTGCAGCACCTCGACGGCTCGCGCGCCCTGTGGTACGCCCGCACCCGAGCCGCCGACTCCGACAGCTACCGCCAGGCCCGCCAGCGCTGCGTCGTGCAGGCGATCGTGCAGCAGGTCAACCCCGCGAGCATGGTGGCGAAGTACGCCGACATCGCCCGTATCGCGAAAGACAACATCTACACCGACATCTCCTCGGACAGTCTTCCCGCGTACGTCGACCTTGTGCAGCGAGTACAGCGGGCGAAGATCACCAGCGTCGCGTTGACCTCGACGCAGAAGATCTACTCGAGCAATCCCGACTACGACCGCGTCCGTGCCCTGGTGAAGAAGGCGATCACCACGCCGCCGGCCCCCAAGCCGAGCCCGAGCACCTCGAGTGGCTCGTCGTCCAGCTCGTCGTCCACCCCGACGGGGTCGGCCACGGCGCCGTCGGGCTCGGCCACGACCGAGCTCACGCCTGAACAGAAGGCCGAGGCCTACAACGCCTGCTGA
- a CDS encoding cold-shock protein: MAQGTVKWFNAEKGFGFIAQDGGGPDVFVHYSAIESNGYRSLDEAQRVEFEVTQGPKGPQADAVRPL; the protein is encoded by the coding sequence ATGGCACAGGGCACCGTCAAGTGGTTCAACGCTGAGAAGGGCTTCGGCTTCATCGCCCAGGACGGCGGCGGCCCCGACGTCTTCGTCCACTACTCGGCCATCGAGTCGAACGGTTACCGTTCGCTCGACGAGGCTCAGCGCGTGGAGTTCGAGGTCACCCAGGGTCCGAAGGGCCCGCAGGCTGACGCAGTTCGTCCGCTCTGA